The following are encoded in a window of Pseudoalteromonas sp. MM1 genomic DNA:
- a CDS encoding glycogen synthase, translating into MHVLMVAAENDALPNAKVGGVADVVRDAPKALAAQGVSVDVVIPDYGFEQLQREYIGDVTVIFRAQPQVLSLFKISDDNTHINQFVISHPLFSQSGSVYCNDEPGRPFATDATKYALFSAAICEVLLQGLLKRPQALHLHDWHSACVAVLLKFDKRYDTLANLHIAYTVHNLALQGIRPFKHDDSSLEAWFPSLGYNGQHLCDPRYPHCFNPMRSAINLADKVHLVSPTYSTEVLKPSNYQQGFFGGEGLELDLQNQSAQGKVVGILNGCEYPEQIPEQVTLSLLYERIEHTLFNWMTKHEQLETSYYVAHQRMLQFKNTPIDGPLVTSVGRLTEQKVLLLCQQYGGELALDTVCEIINRFNGRIIILGSGDKALESIFTKAMARNANLLFLKGYGQGIGDSLYELGDLFLMPSSFEPCGISQMLAMRAGQPCLVHSVGGLKDTVSHNDNGFVFSGCSLNEQVDGLMTCLTETLSLKQQNPKQWSKIKANAKGARFSWETVAADYISSMYC; encoded by the coding sequence ATGCATGTATTAATGGTTGCCGCAGAAAACGATGCTTTACCAAACGCTAAAGTGGGCGGGGTAGCAGATGTAGTCAGAGATGCCCCAAAAGCACTAGCCGCACAAGGCGTGAGCGTAGATGTTGTTATTCCTGATTATGGGTTTGAGCAACTGCAACGTGAATATATAGGTGATGTCACTGTTATATTTAGAGCGCAGCCGCAGGTATTATCTTTATTTAAAATAAGTGATGACAACACACACATTAATCAATTTGTTATTTCGCACCCACTGTTTAGCCAATCGGGTTCGGTGTATTGTAATGACGAACCCGGGCGACCTTTTGCAACAGATGCAACCAAATATGCATTATTTAGTGCCGCAATATGTGAAGTGTTACTACAGGGATTATTAAAGCGCCCTCAAGCACTGCATCTTCACGATTGGCACAGCGCGTGTGTTGCCGTGTTATTAAAATTTGATAAACGCTACGATACGCTTGCTAATTTACATATTGCCTACACCGTTCATAATTTAGCACTGCAAGGGATCAGGCCTTTTAAACACGACGACTCGAGTTTAGAAGCCTGGTTTCCTTCGTTAGGTTATAACGGGCAACATTTGTGTGACCCTCGTTACCCACACTGCTTTAACCCTATGCGCAGTGCTATAAATTTGGCAGATAAAGTGCATTTAGTCTCACCTACTTACAGTACTGAGGTACTTAAGCCGAGTAATTATCAGCAAGGTTTTTTTGGTGGTGAAGGTTTAGAGCTTGATTTACAAAATCAATCGGCTCAAGGCAAGGTGGTGGGAATATTAAATGGCTGTGAATACCCTGAGCAAATCCCTGAGCAGGTTACTTTATCGCTTTTGTATGAGCGTATTGAACATACCTTATTTAATTGGATGACAAAACATGAGCAGCTTGAAACGAGCTACTATGTTGCGCATCAGCGCATGCTGCAGTTTAAAAACACGCCAATAGATGGGCCCCTAGTAACAAGTGTTGGCAGGTTGACTGAACAAAAGGTGTTATTACTTTGCCAGCAGTATGGGGGCGAATTAGCGCTTGATACAGTATGTGAAATAATTAACCGTTTTAATGGTCGTATAATTATTTTAGGCTCAGGTGACAAAGCCCTTGAGAGTATTTTCACCAAGGCCATGGCACGTAATGCAAACTTGTTGTTTTTAAAAGGGTATGGGCAAGGTATTGGCGATAGCTTATATGAGCTTGGGGATTTATTTTTAATGCCAAGCTCGTTTGAGCCTTGCGGAATTAGTCAAATGCTTGCTATGCGCGCAGGGCAACCTTGTTTAGTACACAGTGTTGGTGGTTTAAAAGACACAGTAAGCCACAACGACAATGGCTTTGTATTTTCTGGCTGCTCGTTAAATGAACAAGTTGATGGATTAATGACATGCTTAACTGAAACCCTTAGCTTAAAACAGCAAAATCCTAAGCAATGGAGTAAAATTAAAGCTAATGCTAAAGGTGCACGTTTTTCGTGGGAAACGGTCGCTGCTGATTATATTTCAAGCATGTATTGCTAA
- a CDS encoding EAL and HDOD domain-containing protein, protein MSVFVARQAIFNRKQNVVAYELLFRNSAENFFPEIEEGQATARLIMENQLNLGTRHITSGKTALINIGPDSLKHNLCDFLPCKDVVIELLETIEPTDDNYQLCRELFHKNYKLALDDFVYNEQWERFLKFIKLVKFDIAQTPLTDIAEIVEKLKQHKKIKILAEKIETQADYYQAHKMGFDYFQGYFFAKPTMHEQQDIDYNYALVVAIYAQVMKPSPDINQITALFEADAALAYKLMRLINSGVFPIQSKISSIKQALVYLGYERLKKFVSLIVTAHTAGKKPAELMQVCVVRARFCELLAKQVSKPLAGEAFLTGLFSLLDAILDQPMSLLVEKLPFPDDIKAALLNEKNTLYYILNVVKAYETGSWWTLEKAVILLNVKSDVLPGLYNQAVDWADNYKNNS, encoded by the coding sequence GTGTCTGTATTTGTTGCAAGGCAAGCAATATTCAATCGTAAGCAAAATGTAGTTGCTTACGAGCTTTTATTTCGTAATAGTGCTGAAAACTTTTTTCCCGAAATAGAAGAAGGTCAAGCTACTGCTCGCCTAATAATGGAAAACCAGCTTAATTTAGGCACCCGCCATATAACCTCAGGTAAAACGGCATTAATAAATATAGGGCCTGACTCTTTAAAACACAATTTATGTGACTTTTTACCCTGTAAAGATGTGGTCATTGAGCTGTTAGAAACCATTGAACCCACTGACGATAATTACCAGCTTTGCAGAGAGCTTTTTCATAAAAATTATAAACTCGCATTAGATGACTTTGTTTATAACGAACAATGGGAGCGTTTTTTAAAGTTTATTAAGCTAGTAAAGTTTGATATTGCGCAAACGCCTTTAACTGATATTGCCGAGATTGTAGAAAAGTTAAAACAGCATAAAAAAATAAAAATATTAGCAGAAAAAATAGAAACCCAAGCCGATTATTACCAAGCGCATAAAATGGGGTTTGATTACTTTCAAGGCTATTTTTTTGCCAAGCCCACAATGCACGAACAGCAAGACATTGATTATAACTATGCCTTAGTTGTGGCTATTTACGCGCAAGTAATGAAACCCAGCCCAGATATAAATCAAATTACTGCGCTCTTTGAAGCTGATGCCGCCTTGGCTTATAAGCTTATGCGGCTAATTAACAGTGGTGTTTTTCCAATTCAGAGTAAAATATCATCTATTAAGCAAGCATTAGTGTATTTAGGGTATGAGCGTTTAAAAAAGTTTGTCAGTTTAATTGTTACCGCACATACCGCGGGTAAAAAGCCAGCAGAATTAATGCAAGTGTGCGTAGTAAGAGCGCGGTTTTGTGAGCTACTAGCAAAGCAGGTATCTAAACCGCTTGCGGGAGAGGCATTTTTAACTGGCTTGTTCTCACTTTTAGATGCAATACTTGATCAACCAATGAGTTTATTAGTTGAAAAGTTACCTTTTCCTGATGATATTAAAGCGGCGTTATTAAACGAAAAAAACACACTGTATTATATTTTAAATGTAGTAAAAGCCTATGAAACAGGTAGCTGGTGGACATTAGAAAAAGCCGTTATATTACTTAATGTTAAAAGTGATGTGCTGCCAGGGTTATATAATCAAGCCGTAGATTGGGCAGATAATTATAAAAATAATAGTTAA
- a CDS encoding DUF418 domain-containing protein translates to MDFIRGIAVLCLVYMNGYAFGLMDYSYIPLSTPPFSDSIIHAVSVFFVDGRFRTLFSLLFGAGLYIQWQKVKSTAPLKARLRWLIIFGLAHGFLLWAGDILFLYGVSGWFVLKYLQSNNQLLVKRAGEFLLIGCVATALVLFSAPDEVIYRDSAQYIDLYSPHYSDYFLSNLGMNILMLVAIPIMIMWLCVGLMLIGIYLYKNEVFSKGLTKPQLIVCIAGAFIFSGMRLYASKFTGGAGYAIQEFINTFAALFMAVFYIHLIVKFCNNRTHVGRLIQQAGRLAFTLYICQTLMQLLLYKVLYPQWVLSFNRIDYWLVATGLVSMQLLLTTLYCRYYEQGPLEYVWRKLTQAKIAKINA, encoded by the coding sequence ATGGACTTTATTCGCGGCATTGCCGTGCTTTGCTTAGTGTATATGAATGGCTATGCGTTTGGCTTAATGGATTATAGCTATATTCCTTTATCTACCCCGCCTTTTAGCGACTCCATTATCCATGCTGTGAGTGTTTTTTTTGTTGATGGCCGATTTAGAACGCTGTTTAGCTTACTGTTTGGGGCAGGGCTTTATATTCAATGGCAAAAAGTTAAATCAACAGCACCTTTAAAAGCACGATTGCGTTGGCTTATCATTTTTGGTTTAGCCCATGGTTTTTTACTGTGGGCTGGCGACATTTTATTTTTGTACGGTGTATCTGGCTGGTTTGTTCTAAAATATTTGCAAAGTAATAATCAACTGCTTGTAAAAAGGGCGGGGGAGTTTCTATTAATTGGTTGTGTAGCAACGGCGTTGGTGCTTTTTAGTGCGCCAGATGAGGTAATTTATCGTGATTCAGCACAGTATATCGATTTATATAGCCCGCATTACAGCGATTACTTTTTGAGTAATCTAGGTATGAATATATTAATGCTGGTTGCTATTCCTATCATGATCATGTGGCTGTGCGTAGGGCTAATGCTGATAGGCATCTATTTATATAAAAATGAGGTTTTTAGTAAAGGCTTAACCAAGCCTCAACTTATTGTTTGTATAGCTGGCGCCTTTATTTTTTCAGGCATGAGGCTTTATGCGTCAAAGTTTACAGGGGGAGCAGGTTACGCCATACAAGAGTTTATAAATACCTTTGCCGCACTATTCATGGCTGTATTTTATATTCATCTCATCGTTAAGTTTTGTAATAATCGTACCCATGTGGGCCGGCTTATCCAGCAAGCTGGGCGCTTAGCTTTTACCTTATATATTTGCCAAACACTTATGCAGCTGCTGCTTTATAAAGTATTGTATCCGCAGTGGGTATTAAGTTTTAACCGAATAGACTATTGGTTAGTCGCGACCGGCCTGGTTAGCATGCAGCTATTACTTACAACTTTATATTGTCGCTATTATGAGCAAGGGCCGCTGGAATATGTTTGGCGAAAGTTAACTCAAGCAAAAATCGCAAAAATTAATGCGTAA
- the rluF gene encoding 23S rRNA pseudouridine(2604) synthase RluF: MTELKRLNKFISETGFCSRREADKYIEQGRVTVNGNTPEMGVKVADTDTVLVDGKPLREKPKRVYIAYNKPVGITCTTESKIQSNIVKAVNYPTRIFPIGRLDRPSEGLIFLTNEGDIVNKILRAGNNHEKEYVVTVDKPLNRQFVSKMANGIPILDTITKKCKVTQTAPQEFKIVLTQGLNRQIRRMCEYLGYEVVTLKRTRIMNVTLKGLKVGQWRHLTDVEMAQINDSIADSGKTQEHSVDTNKQNANNKGEPKKRDFQGENPRAFNNERGTRTQRSNTPFQKRSTTYVGKGGVIKNTQSDSKNANNKKSSNGKARSSGTLSLKK; encoded by the coding sequence ATGACCGAATTAAAACGTTTAAATAAATTTATTAGTGAAACAGGTTTTTGTTCACGCCGTGAAGCCGATAAATATATTGAGCAAGGTCGTGTAACGGTTAATGGTAATACGCCTGAAATGGGCGTAAAAGTGGCAGATACCGATACTGTTTTAGTGGATGGAAAACCGCTGCGCGAAAAACCTAAGCGTGTCTATATTGCGTATAATAAGCCAGTGGGTATTACCTGTACCACCGAGAGTAAAATTCAAAGTAATATTGTAAAAGCTGTTAACTACCCCACCCGTATATTTCCTATCGGTCGTTTAGATAGACCTTCTGAAGGACTCATCTTTTTAACCAATGAAGGCGATATCGTAAATAAAATTTTGCGAGCGGGTAATAATCACGAAAAAGAATACGTGGTGACAGTTGATAAACCACTAAACCGCCAGTTTGTGAGCAAAATGGCTAACGGTATTCCTATTTTAGATACCATTACAAAAAAATGTAAAGTGACGCAAACAGCGCCGCAAGAGTTTAAAATTGTGCTTACGCAGGGGTTAAACCGCCAAATTCGTCGTATGTGTGAATACCTAGGTTATGAAGTGGTGACCCTTAAACGTACCCGCATTATGAATGTAACGTTAAAGGGCTTGAAAGTAGGCCAGTGGCGACATTTAACCGACGTAGAAATGGCGCAAATTAATGACTCCATTGCTGATTCGGGTAAAACACAAGAGCATTCGGTTGATACCAATAAGCAAAATGCCAATAATAAAGGCGAGCCTAAAAAACGTGATTTTCAGGGTGAAAACCCACGTGCCTTTAATAATGAGCGAGGTACTCGCACTCAAAGGAGTAACACCCCCTTTCAAAAGCGTTCAACTACCTATGTAGGTAAAGGGGGCGTAATTAAAAATACTCAAAGCGATAGCAAAAACGCAAATAACAAAAAGTCATCAAACGGTAAAGCGCGTTCATCTGGCACATTAAGTTTAAAAAAATAG